One Synergistales bacterium DNA window includes the following coding sequences:
- the rplQ gene encoding 50S ribosomal protein L17: protein MDHKKLGRYGSHRKSLLANLASELFEHGTIRTTQSRAGEVRRFAEKLITRAKGGSIHDRRMVRAKMPHKDAMNILFNELAPRYANRPGGYTRIVKLGSRKGDAAPMAILELVE, encoded by the coding sequence ATGGACCACAAAAAACTGGGGCGATACGGCAGCCACCGCAAATCGCTGCTCGCCAACCTCGCCTCGGAACTCTTTGAACACGGCACCATCCGCACCACCCAGAGCCGCGCCGGAGAGGTGCGGCGCTTCGCCGAGAAGCTGATCACCCGCGCCAAAGGGGGAAGCATCCACGATCGGCGTATGGTCCGGGCCAAGATGCCCCATAAGGACGCCATGAACATCCTCTTCAACGAGCTCGCACCGCGCTACGCCAACCGGCCCGGCGGCTACACCCGGATCGTGAAGCTCGGTTCCCGCAAAGGGGACGCGGCACCCATGGCCATCCTGGAGCTTGTGGAATAA
- a CDS encoding DNA-directed RNA polymerase subunit alpha → MTERWGETVTHVQPQIRVEESTPRSATVVFEPLERGYGVTLGNALRRVLLSSIGGAAITAVRIEGVLHEYSTIPGVREDVIELLLNMKHVPVRCHSEEVRILRIEIDGPGQVTAGDIQADSEVEFPDPDAYLCTIAEGTHLAMDLFIERGTGYATVDREKPPYLPVDALMIDAIFSPIYRVNYEIENARVGQRTDYDRLKLNVVTNAVTDPAEAVGKAARILKGYFTQTADELSAEPEPPEEEAAAEGSDEAPEGQEQGRGAARPEIRDDAFLSRPVRDLELSIRSENCLLRGGVHTVGDLVGRSRDELLKIRNLGKISLREIEEKLEAFGYTLRPAGSESRKKQQRQQQQQESDEESQAE, encoded by the coding sequence ATGACAGAAAGGTGGGGGGAGACGGTGACACATGTGCAGCCACAAATCAGGGTCGAAGAGAGTACCCCCCGATCGGCGACGGTCGTCTTCGAACCCCTGGAGCGCGGCTACGGCGTTACGCTGGGCAACGCTCTGCGTCGGGTGCTGCTCTCCTCCATCGGCGGGGCGGCCATTACGGCAGTCCGCATCGAAGGCGTGCTGCACGAATACAGCACCATCCCCGGTGTTCGGGAAGACGTGATCGAGCTTCTTCTGAACATGAAACATGTCCCCGTGCGGTGCCACAGCGAGGAGGTGCGCATCCTGCGCATCGAGATCGACGGTCCGGGCCAGGTCACCGCCGGCGACATCCAGGCCGACAGCGAGGTGGAGTTCCCCGACCCCGATGCATATCTCTGCACCATTGCCGAGGGCACGCACCTCGCCATGGACCTCTTTATCGAGCGGGGAACAGGCTACGCCACGGTGGACAGGGAGAAACCGCCCTATCTGCCGGTGGACGCGCTGATGATCGACGCCATCTTCTCGCCGATCTACCGCGTGAACTACGAGATCGAGAACGCCCGGGTCGGGCAGCGCACCGACTATGACCGGCTGAAACTCAACGTCGTCACCAACGCCGTCACCGACCCCGCCGAAGCCGTCGGGAAGGCGGCGAGGATCCTGAAGGGGTACTTCACCCAGACGGCGGACGAGCTCAGCGCCGAGCCGGAACCCCCCGAGGAGGAAGCCGCGGCGGAGGGCTCGGATGAGGCGCCGGAAGGGCAGGAGCAGGGCCGCGGCGCGGCCCGCCCCGAGATCAGGGACGATGCCTTCCTCAGTCGTCCCGTGCGGGATCTGGAGCTGTCCATACGGAGCGAGAACTGTCTGCTCCGGGGCGGCGTCCATACCGTAGGCGATCTGGTGGGCCGCTCCCGCGACGAGCTGCTCAAGATCCGCAATCTCGGCAAGATCTCGCTGCGGGAGATCGAAGAGAAGCTCGAAGCCTTCGGGTACACGCTCCGTCCGGCCGGGAGCGAATCCAGGAAGAAACAGCAACGACAGCAGCAGCAGCAGGAGAGCGACGAGGAATCCCAAGCCGAGTGA
- the rpsD gene encoding 30S ribosomal protein S4 encodes MSRYTGSVCKLCRAEGTKLFLKGDRCYTEKCALSKRSARPGEHGTRRKKVSEYGLRLREKQKLRRFYGMTESQFRRFYARALKMSGQSGHNFLQTLESRLDNVVYRAGLCVSRSQARQVVVHGHVTVDGKKVNIPSFLVKAGQKVAIAEKSRNVPFLKENVEVAASRAIPGWLELDSERMEVQVNSLPTREQIDSPVNEQLVVEYYAR; translated from the coding sequence ATGAGCAGATATACAGGATCCGTGTGCAAACTCTGCCGGGCCGAGGGCACCAAGCTCTTTCTCAAGGGCGACCGCTGTTACACCGAGAAATGCGCCCTGTCCAAGCGGAGCGCCCGCCCCGGCGAGCACGGCACGCGGAGAAAGAAGGTCAGCGAATATGGCCTCCGGCTGCGTGAGAAGCAGAAACTCCGCCGCTTCTACGGCATGACGGAGTCCCAGTTCCGCCGTTTCTACGCCCGGGCTCTCAAGATGAGCGGCCAGAGCGGCCACAACTTTCTCCAGACCCTGGAGAGCCGGCTGGACAACGTGGTCTACCGCGCCGGCCTTTGCGTCAGCCGCAGCCAGGCGCGGCAGGTCGTGGTCCACGGCCATGTCACCGTCGACGGGAAAAAGGTGAACATCCCCAGCTTCCTCGTCAAAGCGGGACAGAAGGTGGCCATCGCCGAGAAAAGCCGCAACGTACCGTTCCTCAAGGAGAACGTCGAGGTGGCCGCCTCGCGCGCTATCCCCGGCTGGCTCGAACTGGACAGCGAGCGTATGGAGGTCCAGGTCAACTCGCTGCCAACCCGGGAACAGATCGATTCTCCGGTGAACGAGCAGCTGGTTGTCGAGTACTACGCCAGATAA
- the rpsK gene encoding 30S ribosomal protein S11, producing MAKRRQRRGKRKERKHVSYGVAHIHSTFNNTIVSISDRQGNTLSWSSGGNVGFKGTRKSTPFAAQMAAQTTAKVAQDHGVAELDVVVVGPGPGRESAIRALQAAGIQVNAISDETPIPHNGCRPPKRRRV from the coding sequence TTGGCCAAACGCAGACAGCGCAGAGGAAAGCGCAAAGAGAGAAAGCACGTAAGCTACGGGGTGGCCCATATCCACTCCACATTCAATAACACCATCGTCAGCATCAGTGACCGGCAGGGGAACACCCTCTCCTGGTCCTCCGGAGGCAACGTGGGCTTCAAGGGAACCCGGAAGTCCACACCCTTCGCCGCGCAGATGGCGGCCCAGACGACGGCGAAGGTGGCCCAGGACCACGGTGTGGCCGAACTCGACGTGGTGGTCGTCGGCCCCGGCCCCGGACGCGAATCGGCGATCCGGGCGCTGCAGGCAGCGGGGATCCAGGTGAACGCCATCAGCGACGAGACGCCGATCCCCCACAACGGCTGCAGGCCCCCCAAGCGCCGCCGCGTGTAG
- the rpsM gene encoding 30S ribosomal protein S13 produces MARISGVDIPREKRIEVALTYIFGIGPSSAGRILEATGIDPSTRTKDLTDQEAQSLRTEIENNYMVEGDLRRDITGNIKRLIEIGCYRGQRHRHGLPVRGQRTKTNARTRKGPRKAIAAKKK; encoded by the coding sequence ATGGCACGGATCAGTGGTGTGGACATCCCCCGGGAGAAGCGGATCGAGGTGGCGCTCACCTATATCTTCGGCATCGGGCCGAGCAGCGCCGGCCGGATCCTCGAAGCGACCGGGATCGATCCCAGTACACGGACCAAGGATCTCACCGACCAGGAAGCCCAGAGCCTCCGGACGGAAATCGAGAACAACTATATGGTGGAAGGCGATCTGCGCCGTGATATCACCGGCAACATCAAACGGCTGATCGAGATCGGCTGCTACAGAGGCCAGCGGCACCGCCACGGCCTCCCCGTACGTGGCCAGCGGACCAAGACCAACGCCCGCACCCGCAAGGGACCGCGCAAGGCGATCGCCGCAAAGAAGAAATAG
- the rpmJ gene encoding 50S ribosomal protein L36, with translation MKVRPSVKPICESCQVIRRNGVVRVLCKRNPRHKQRQGARR, from the coding sequence ATGAAGGTACGCCCTTCGGTAAAGCCGATCTGCGAGTCCTGTCAGGTGATCCGGCGGAACGGCGTCGTACGAGTACTCTGCAAACGGAACCCTCGCCATAAACAGCGTCAGGGTGCAAGGAGGTAG
- the infA gene encoding translation initiation factor IF-1 → MAKDDVVEVRGKVVEPLPNAMFRVELDNGYKILAHVSGKMRMHFIRILPGDRVLLQLSPYDLTRGRIVYRYR, encoded by the coding sequence ATGGCCAAAGATGATGTAGTGGAAGTACGCGGCAAGGTGGTGGAGCCCCTTCCCAACGCAATGTTTCGGGTGGAGCTGGACAATGGGTACAAGATACTGGCCCACGTTTCCGGGAAGATGCGGATGCACTTCATACGGATATTGCCCGGTGACCGCGTTCTGTTACAATTGTCACCCTATGATCTCACACGCGGTCGCATCGTGTATCGATACAGATAG
- a CDS encoding KOW domain-containing RNA-binding protein, whose product MGGIRDDDPGLQPGLAVRSTAGKDRGRLYVVLASAENERIRVTDGRRRPVGHPKPKNPRHLQPIQRVLPQAEAVLQKERDETVNRTVRDFLNDLEEEQTKTRVGERENNGQR is encoded by the coding sequence ATGGGAGGAATAAGGGATGACGATCCCGGGCTCCAGCCGGGCCTGGCAGTGCGATCCACCGCCGGGAAGGACCGGGGCCGCCTCTACGTGGTTCTGGCTTCTGCAGAGAACGAGCGCATCCGGGTTACCGATGGCAGACGCCGCCCTGTGGGACACCCCAAACCGAAGAATCCGAGGCACCTGCAACCTATCCAACGTGTCCTTCCCCAGGCCGAGGCGGTTCTGCAGAAGGAGCGCGACGAGACCGTGAACAGAACTGTGCGCGACTTTCTGAACGACCTGGAGGAAGAACAGACCAAGACAAGGGTAGGTGAAAGGGAGAATAATGGCCAAAGATGA
- the map gene encoding type I methionyl aminopeptidase: MISIKKERDLEKMRRSGQVVADVLKMIRDRVAPGVNTLQLDRDAEDLIRKAGGAPAFKGYRIPGVPTAFPGTICASLNEEVVHGIPSADRVLQEGDLLSVDVGVLLDGFYGDAAMSYPVGEVTPLRRRLLEVTHRSLNNAVAMLKDGVTVGDIGYTVESTVLPEGFGLVRNYAGHGIGRRLHEPPQVPNFGRRGSGVTLKNNMTIAIEPMVMAGEEEVKTLADMWTVVTADGSEAAHFEKSVVIGSGGAEVLTPWEE; the protein is encoded by the coding sequence ATGATCTCGATCAAAAAGGAACGTGACCTTGAAAAGATGCGGCGCTCCGGGCAGGTTGTCGCCGATGTCCTGAAGATGATTCGGGACAGGGTGGCCCCCGGTGTGAACACGCTCCAGCTTGACCGGGACGCCGAGGACCTCATCCGGAAGGCCGGCGGCGCGCCGGCGTTCAAGGGATACAGGATCCCCGGCGTTCCCACCGCTTTCCCCGGAACCATATGCGCGTCCCTCAACGAGGAGGTCGTCCACGGCATCCCCTCGGCCGACAGGGTTCTCCAGGAGGGCGATCTCCTCAGCGTCGACGTCGGGGTGCTCCTGGATGGCTTCTACGGCGACGCCGCCATGAGTTACCCCGTCGGCGAGGTGACCCCGCTGCGGCGGCGGCTCCTGGAGGTGACCCACCGGTCCCTCAACAACGCCGTGGCCATGCTCAAGGACGGGGTGACCGTCGGGGACATCGGCTACACAGTGGAGAGCACCGTGTTGCCCGAGGGCTTCGGCCTGGTGCGGAACTACGCCGGCCACGGCATCGGCAGGCGGCTCCACGAACCGCCCCAGGTGCCGAACTTCGGCAGGCGCGGCAGCGGCGTCACCCTGAAGAACAACATGACCATCGCCATCGAGCCCATGGTCATGGCCGGCGAGGAGGAAGTGAAGACCCTCGCCGACATGTGGACCGTTGTCACCGCCGACGGGTCGGAGGCAGCGCACTTTGAGAAGTCGGTTGTGATCGGGAGTGGTGGAGCAGAGGTGCTTACACCATGGGAGGAATAA
- a CDS encoding adenylate kinase, whose translation MRLVFLGPPGAGKGTQAAVVTEHYRIAHISTGDILRSNVKSGTELGQKARQYMDAGELVPDELIVEMMRGRLTEEDCSEGFILDGFPRTVPQAEALDSLLEELGIALDAAILFDVSDQVVVERLSGRRVCKDCGAVYHVVMSPPEREGVCDRCGGTLIQRDDDREDVVRQRLDVYRRQTEPLVAYYRNRGLLREIDASGPKDTALRVLSSSV comes from the coding sequence ATGCGTCTCGTATTTCTAGGACCACCGGGAGCGGGAAAGGGAACCCAGGCCGCCGTTGTGACGGAGCATTACCGTATCGCCCATATCTCCACCGGCGACATCCTGCGCTCCAACGTCAAAAGCGGTACCGAGCTCGGACAGAAGGCCAGGCAGTACATGGATGCCGGAGAGCTCGTCCCCGACGAGCTGATCGTCGAGATGATGCGGGGACGCCTGACCGAGGAAGACTGCAGCGAAGGATTCATCCTCGACGGCTTCCCCCGCACCGTCCCCCAGGCCGAAGCGCTGGACAGCCTCCTGGAGGAGCTGGGGATTGCGCTCGACGCCGCCATCCTCTTCGACGTCAGCGACCAGGTGGTGGTGGAGCGGCTCAGCGGCCGGAGGGTCTGCAAGGACTGCGGCGCCGTCTACCACGTCGTCATGAGCCCGCCAGAGCGCGAAGGCGTCTGCGACAGGTGCGGCGGAACGCTCATCCAGCGGGATGACGATCGGGAGGATGTGGTGCGGCAGCGGCTCGACGTCTACCGCAGGCAGACGGAACCCCTGGTCGCCTACTACCGGAACAGGGGCCTGCTGCGGGAGATCGACGCTTCCGGGCCCAAGGACACGGCTCTCCGCGTCCTCTCCAGTTCGGTTTGA
- the secY gene encoding preprotein translocase subunit SecY, with translation MLDSFRDAFKLPDLKRRILFTLAVLFVFRLGAHIPTPGIDAQAMQELFEQGGILGFLDLFAGGALRRFSLFALGVAPYINSSIVMQLLVVVVPALERIQKQGEEGRKKIVAYTRYGTVFFATVQAVGMTFWLRNLGIFSGDLMSAVVVVVTIVAGAIAVMWLGEEISDHGIGNGISLLIFSGIVARIPEAILRTWNMVQGGDINILSLVVAIILMIVVIAGCVLLQEGQRRLPVQYAKRVVGNKVYGGQSTFIPLKVNQAGVIPIIFASSVLLFPYTLLRFFTGGWAVTLQNLIAPGAPLYLVLYVGLIIFFSYFYTAVVFNPVDVANNMKKHGGFILGIRPGRPTSEYIERVMGRITLGGSVFLAVVALVPTIMTRAVNVQSFYFGGTAILIVVGVALDTVHQIEAQLLMRHYEGILKRRDKSGGLLRM, from the coding sequence GTGCTGGATTCCTTCCGCGATGCCTTCAAACTGCCCGATCTCAAACGGCGGATCCTCTTCACCCTGGCCGTGCTCTTTGTCTTCCGCCTGGGCGCCCATATCCCCACACCGGGGATCGACGCCCAGGCCATGCAGGAGCTCTTCGAGCAGGGAGGCATCCTCGGATTTCTCGACCTCTTTGCGGGAGGCGCGCTGCGCCGATTCAGCCTCTTCGCCCTGGGCGTCGCCCCCTACATCAACTCCAGCATCGTCATGCAGCTCCTTGTGGTGGTCGTCCCCGCCCTGGAGCGCATCCAGAAGCAGGGGGAAGAGGGACGCAAGAAGATCGTCGCCTACACCCGTTACGGAACCGTCTTTTTCGCTACCGTTCAGGCGGTGGGAATGACCTTCTGGCTGAGGAACCTGGGGATCTTCTCCGGCGATCTCATGTCGGCCGTCGTGGTGGTCGTCACCATCGTTGCAGGTGCCATCGCCGTGATGTGGCTCGGTGAAGAGATCTCCGACCACGGGATCGGCAACGGGATATCGCTGTTGATCTTCTCCGGTATCGTCGCGCGGATCCCCGAGGCCATCCTCCGAACCTGGAACATGGTGCAGGGCGGGGATATCAACATCCTCTCCCTGGTGGTGGCCATTATCCTGATGATTGTCGTCATCGCAGGCTGTGTGCTGCTCCAGGAGGGACAGCGACGGCTTCCGGTGCAGTACGCCAAGCGCGTGGTGGGCAACAAGGTCTACGGCGGGCAGAGCACATTCATACCGCTGAAGGTCAACCAGGCCGGGGTTATCCCCATCATCTTCGCCTCCTCGGTGCTGCTCTTCCCCTACACGCTGCTGCGCTTCTTCACCGGCGGATGGGCCGTGACGCTGCAAAACCTGATCGCCCCGGGGGCACCGCTCTATCTCGTGCTCTATGTAGGACTGATCATCTTCTTCTCCTACTTCTATACGGCTGTGGTCTTCAATCCCGTCGACGTGGCGAACAACATGAAAAAGCACGGCGGGTTCATCCTGGGCATCCGCCCCGGCAGGCCCACATCGGAGTACATCGAACGCGTCATGGGACGGATCACCCTGGGCGGTTCCGTCTTTCTGGCCGTGGTGGCGCTGGTGCCGACGATCATGACCCGGGCGGTCAATGTGCAGAGCTTCTATTTCGGCGGAACGGCGATCCTCATCGTTGTCGGTGTTGCGCTGGACACGGTCCACCAGATCGAAGCCCAGCTGCTCATGCGGCACTACGAGGGCATACTGAAACGCCGGGACAAATCCGGTGGATTGCTCCGGATGTAG
- the rplO gene encoding 50S ribosomal protein L15 translates to MQLHDLTPGSGRTRRKKRLGQGIGTGKGKTSGKGHKGQKSRAGGGVRLGFEGGQMPLERRIPKRGFNNARYARHYQIVNIDQLEKAFDEGAVVDTETLRKAGMIKNAKLPVKVLGDGELSKSLTVKAGTFSASAAAKIKEANGKAEVV, encoded by the coding sequence ATGCAGTTGCATGATCTGACACCGGGATCGGGACGCACCCGCAGGAAGAAGCGTCTCGGGCAGGGCATCGGCACCGGCAAGGGCAAGACAAGCGGCAAAGGCCACAAGGGCCAGAAGTCCCGTGCCGGCGGAGGTGTACGCCTCGGCTTTGAGGGCGGACAGATGCCCCTGGAACGACGTATCCCCAAGCGTGGATTCAACAACGCACGCTATGCCCGGCACTACCAGATCGTCAACATCGATCAGCTGGAGAAGGCCTTTGATGAGGGCGCCGTCGTCGACACCGAGACGCTCCGCAAGGCCGGGATGATTAAAAACGCCAAGTTGCCTGTCAAGGTCCTCGGAGACGGCGAACTGAGCAAGAGCCTCACCGTGAAGGCAGGAACGTTCAGCGCAAGCGCAGCAGCAAAGATCAAGGAAGCGAACGGGAAAGCCGAGGTGGTCTAA
- the rpmD gene encoding 50S ribosomal protein L30 — protein sequence MPKLHITWKRSAIGRPKRQKDTIAALGLRRLHQTVVHDDNPQMRGMVHRVAHLVDVDEAAD from the coding sequence ATGCCTAAACTCCATATCACATGGAAGCGGAGCGCCATCGGCCGCCCGAAGAGGCAGAAGGACACCATCGCAGCCCTTGGCCTCCGGCGGCTCCATCAGACCGTCGTACATGACGACAATCCCCAGATGCGCGGCATGGTGCACCGTGTCGCCCACCTGGTGGATGTCGACGAAGCCGCGGACTAG
- the rpsE gene encoding 30S ribosomal protein S5, translating into MAHKGSSARDTEFQERVVSINRVSKVVKGGKRFKFSVLVVVGDGESRVGVGIGKAKEISEAIRKGIDTAKKQLIDIKKVGKTLPHPIQGEYGAAKVMLKPAAPGTGVIAGAVVRAIMELGGVNDVLTKVVGHTSNPVNVAYATLTGIRGLRTPEEVYRLRGKELPEKREVQSNA; encoded by the coding sequence ATGGCACACAAGGGTTCCAGTGCCAGAGACACGGAATTTCAGGAACGCGTTGTCTCCATCAACCGCGTCAGCAAGGTTGTCAAAGGCGGAAAGCGTTTCAAATTCAGTGTCCTCGTCGTCGTCGGCGACGGCGAAAGCAGGGTAGGCGTAGGCATCGGCAAGGCGAAGGAGATCTCCGAAGCCATACGCAAGGGCATTGATACGGCCAAAAAACAGCTGATCGACATCAAGAAGGTAGGCAAGACACTGCCCCACCCGATCCAGGGCGAGTACGGAGCCGCCAAGGTGATGCTCAAACCGGCCGCACCGGGAACAGGTGTTATCGCGGGAGCGGTGGTCCGGGCCATCATGGAGCTCGGCGGCGTCAACGACGTGCTGACCAAGGTGGTGGGCCACACCTCCAATCCCGTCAACGTGGCCTATGCCACACTGACGGGCATTCGGGGCCTCCGTACCCCTGAAGAGGTGTACCGGCTCCGGGGCAAGGAACTCCCTGAGAAGCGGGAGGTCCAGAGCAATGCCTAA
- the rplR gene encoding 50S ribosomal protein L18, translating into MRKIRHQRIRRNISGTPARPRLSVFRSHKHIVAQVIDDEAGNTMAAASSDEREMRNRLEKTADVNAAREVGKAIAERAQEKGIAAVVFDRGGHLYHGRVKALADAAREAGLKF; encoded by the coding sequence ATGCGCAAGATCCGGCACCAGCGGATCAGACGGAATATCTCGGGCACACCGGCGCGCCCCCGACTGTCCGTATTCCGCAGTCACAAGCACATTGTGGCCCAGGTAATCGACGACGAAGCGGGCAATACCATGGCCGCCGCTTCCTCCGACGAACGGGAGATGCGGAACCGGCTTGAGAAGACGGCGGACGTCAACGCCGCCCGGGAGGTCGGCAAGGCGATAGCGGAACGGGCGCAGGAAAAGGGCATCGCCGCCGTGGTTTTCGACCGCGGCGGGCATCTCTACCACGGCCGGGTCAAAGCCCTGGCCGACGCCGCCCGTGAAGCCGGATTGAAATTCTAA
- the rplF gene encoding 50S ribosomal protein L6 has product MSRIGRRPIPVPEAVTISMEGQDITVKGKKGELSFNIPETVSVTQDEQTLSVERHGDDKQSRTDHGMVRATIANMVHGVSQGFEKALEIKGVGYRAQTQGATLVLNLGYSNPINFDPPEGIELATDGPTKIFVRGIDRQKVGQVAANIRGLRPPEPYKGKGVRYAGEYVQIKAGKAGAQ; this is encoded by the coding sequence GTGTCTCGAATCGGACGCAGACCGATCCCCGTGCCGGAAGCAGTGACCATCTCCATGGAGGGACAGGACATCACGGTGAAGGGTAAGAAGGGGGAGCTCTCCTTCAATATCCCGGAGACGGTGTCCGTCACACAGGACGAACAGACCCTCTCTGTGGAGCGTCACGGGGACGACAAGCAGAGCAGGACGGACCACGGCATGGTGCGGGCCACCATCGCCAACATGGTCCACGGTGTCAGCCAGGGCTTTGAGAAAGCCCTGGAGATCAAAGGCGTTGGCTACCGGGCGCAGACCCAGGGCGCAACCCTGGTTCTGAACCTGGGCTACTCCAACCCCATCAACTTCGACCCGCCGGAGGGTATCGAACTGGCGACGGACGGCCCCACCAAGATCTTCGTCCGCGGCATCGACCGGCAGAAGGTCGGTCAGGTGGCGGCGAACATCCGCGGGTTGCGTCCCCCCGAGCCCTACAAGGGCAAGGGCGTGCGGTACGCAGGGGAATATGTGCAGATCAAGGCCGGCAAAGCCGGTGCGCAGTAG
- the rpsH gene encoding 30S ribosomal protein S8, which produces MYVNDPVADMITRIRNANTVYHEIVEMPVSRLRVNIAKILKEEGYIKNFKVINAPKKPYQILRIFMRYGAGKEKIIQDLQRASKPGRRVYSKAKDLPKVMGGLGIAVVSTSKGLCTDEEARARNLGGEVMCYIW; this is translated from the coding sequence ATGTACGTCAATGATCCAGTAGCCGACATGATCACCCGGATCAGGAACGCCAACACCGTCTACCACGAGATCGTGGAGATGCCGGTGAGCCGGTTGCGTGTCAATATCGCCAAAATCCTGAAGGAAGAGGGCTACATCAAGAACTTCAAGGTGATCAACGCACCCAAGAAGCCCTACCAGATCCTTCGAATCTTCATGCGCTATGGAGCCGGCAAGGAGAAGATCATCCAGGACCTCCAGCGGGCCAGCAAGCCCGGTCGCAGGGTCTACTCCAAGGCAAAGGATCTGCCCAAGGTCATGGGCGGACTTGGCATCGCCGTCGTCTCTACGTCCAAAGGACTCTGCACCGACGAGGAAGCACGGGCAAGGAACCTCGGCGGCGAAGTCATGTGCTATATCTGGTAG
- a CDS encoding type Z 30S ribosomal protein S14, whose product MARKAIMNKATQEPKFGVRKYNRCPICGRPKAYMRKFNMCRCCFRKLAREGKVPGVVKSSW is encoded by the coding sequence ATGGCACGGAAAGCGATCATGAACAAGGCCACACAGGAGCCGAAGTTCGGGGTGCGGAAGTATAACCGCTGTCCTATCTGCGGACGGCCCAAGGCCTATATGCGGAAATTCAATATGTGCCGCTGCTGTTTCAGGAAACTGGCTCGCGAGGGGAAGGTCCCCGGCGTTGTCAAGTCCAGCTGGTAG
- the rplE gene encoding 50S ribosomal protein L5 gives MVPRLQQKYKEDIVPRLLQQFGYSNVMEVPRVVKTVVNVGVGDAKQDMKFMNAAIEELSTITGQKPLMKRAKRSVAGFKVRQGMPVGCCTTLRGARMWEFLDRLVSLALPRIKDFQGISRKGFDGRGNYNLGVKEQLIFPEIDYDKVISVRGMNISIATTATNDEEAYSLLSEMGFPFRK, from the coding sequence ATGGTTCCACGACTGCAACAGAAATATAAAGAGGACATCGTTCCCCGTTTGCTGCAGCAGTTTGGCTACTCCAACGTCATGGAGGTACCGCGGGTGGTCAAGACCGTGGTGAACGTGGGCGTCGGGGATGCCAAGCAGGACATGAAATTCATGAACGCAGCGATAGAGGAGCTGTCCACCATAACCGGGCAGAAGCCCCTGATGAAACGGGCGAAGCGCTCCGTGGCAGGGTTCAAGGTCCGCCAGGGGATGCCGGTGGGCTGTTGCACCACCCTCCGCGGCGCCAGGATGTGGGAGTTTCTCGACAGACTGGTGAGCCTGGCACTGCCCAGGATCAAGGACTTTCAGGGCATCTCGCGGAAAGGCTTCGACGGTCGGGGCAACTACAACCTCGGCGTCAAGGAGCAGCTGATCTTTCCCGAGATCGACTACGACAAGGTGATCAGCGTGCGTGGGATGAACATCTCCATCGCCACCACGGCAACGAACGATGAAGAGGCCTATTCGCTGTTGAGCGAAATGGGGTTCCCTTTCAGAAAATAG
- the rplX gene encoding 50S ribosomal protein L24 encodes MKMRIKRGDRVKVRSGKYKGVEGKVLRRDPGKNTVVVEGVNMATRHARPTQQNPQGGIMHQEAPLYADKVMLVCPSCGDPTRVARGFLDSGQKVRVCKKCGEIIDQV; translated from the coding sequence ATGAAGATGCGCATCAAACGGGGCGACCGCGTGAAGGTACGCTCCGGCAAATACAAAGGCGTGGAAGGCAAGGTGCTGCGCCGCGATCCCGGGAAGAACACCGTGGTGGTCGAGGGCGTCAACATGGCGACCAGGCACGCCCGTCCGACGCAGCAGAACCCGCAGGGGGGCATCATGCATCAGGAGGCGCCCCTCTATGCCGACAAGGTCATGCTGGTCTGTCCGTCCTGCGGGGATCCCACCCGCGTCGCCCGGGGCTTCCTGGACAGCGGCCAGAAGGTCCGGGTCTGCAAGAAGTGCGGCGAGATCATCGATCAGGTGTAA